Part of the Streptomyces sp. NBC_01460 genome, GCAGGGACGCCAGGGTCGGGTGGGTGGGTTCGAGCCCCACGGACCGGTCGGCGATGGGCTCGGCGAGCCCGCCCTTCGTACGCCCCGGGTAGCGCCCGGTGTAGAGGCTGAAGCGGGTGGGGGAGCAGGTGGCGGACCCGGAGTAGGCGTCCGTGAACCGCACGCCCTGGCGTCCCAGCTTGTCCAGGTTGGGGGTACGGATGTGCGGGGCGCCGTACGAGGAGAGGTCCGCCCAGCCGAGGTCGTCACCCAGGATGAACAGGATGTTGGGGCGGCGCGCGTGCTTGTCGCGGGCGGCGCGGAACGGACGCTCGCCCGGTGCGCCCTCGGGCGAGCCTGCGGGGGCGGCGGACGCCGGGGCGGCCTGCAGCCCCGTGGCGGCGACCGCGGCGGTCGCGCCCACGGCGGTGGTGAAGGCGCGTCGGCTCAGAGGCGAGCCGGAACGTTCCGCCGCATGGGCATGCGCATCGTGCGAGGTCATGAGGTCTCCTGGGCAGGCTTCGGCCACCGGTCGGGGCGGGGCGCGAGGGGGGATGGGCGCGGCGGAGCCCGTCAGGAGCGGGCGCGCGCGGCGGACCCGCTCATGAGGGGCGGAAGGGGAGAAAGAAGGAAATGCGTACGCGCGTACCGGAGTTCGGGACGAATGCCCTGGAAGGACTCCGGGGGTACGGCAGGCTCAGGCGCAGCGACAGAGGGCGCTCGCGACACGTCCCAGATCGACGTGGCGGCGCTCCACGAGCGTGACCGAATGATCACCGAGGGGCTGCATGAGGGAGGAGCCTGCCAACGGGCCATGGGCCTGTCAACGGGGGTCTCGAACTGCGGACATCTGTCTCACATGGCAGATCTCCGCGCCGGCGGCCTCCTGCCCTCCCGGGTGCACCGGTGCGGACCGGCGGGCCGCAGAGGCGGCTCGCGGGGTCCCGGCAGGGACCCCGCAGTGTGAGGCTCACCACGAAACGAGCGTTCGGCCACCACCTGGCCCACCAGCGGTCCGGGCCCACCCGGTGCCACGGGAAGGGCACTCGCGGAGCGGGGCGGCGCCCCTGCCCGACTCGCCGGTAACCGGCCTCCATCCCGGCCCTCGGCGGCTCCGAGGGCCACTGGGGCCGAAAGGGGGACCGCGCCGGGGTCACCCGGAGTGATCACCCGACGCCGGGCCCGGAGCCCGCCGCAAACGCACCGCCGTCACGCCCGCGGCCTTTGCGGGACGGTCGTCCAATTCGGACCGGTGGTCGATCTCGCCTACACTCGGTGCCGTGCCTCGTGGTGATGGACGACTCAACCACGACCTGCTCCCCGGAGAGAAAGGCCCCCAGGACGCTTGCGGCGTCTTCGGTGTCTGGGCTCCGGGCGAAGAGGTCGCCAAGCTCACCTATTTCGGACTGTATGCCCTGCAGCACCGTGGACAGGAGTCCGCGGGCATCGCAGTGAGCAACGGGTCCC contains:
- a CDS encoding putative leader peptide; the protein is MQPLGDHSVTLVERRHVDLGRVASALCRCA